A genomic stretch from Caldalkalibacillus salinus includes:
- a CDS encoding DUF84 family protein: MHIYVGSLNPTKIKAVEMTIEQVQKTPGGLWSNSQEAWHIQGEDVSSDVSSQPMSDEETIEGAMNRCRHLRSMYAQGICIGLEGGVQDTSQGLFLCNWGAMLDEHDEWYLASGARVRLPDVVAEGIISGKELGEVIDLYAQKTEVRKNEGAIGILSHGSLDRSSMFAQVVGLLIGQKRHYAVSKM; the protein is encoded by the coding sequence ATGCATATATATGTTGGTAGTTTAAATCCTACAAAAATAAAAGCAGTTGAAATGACAATAGAGCAGGTTCAGAAAACGCCAGGGGGATTATGGTCTAATAGCCAAGAGGCGTGGCACATACAGGGTGAAGATGTCTCTTCGGATGTCTCCTCTCAGCCCATGTCGGATGAGGAAACGATAGAGGGAGCGATGAACCGCTGCCGACATTTACGAAGCATGTATGCCCAAGGGATTTGTATCGGTTTAGAGGGAGGCGTTCAGGACACGAGTCAAGGACTGTTTCTTTGTAATTGGGGGGCCATGCTTGATGAGCATGATGAATGGTACCTCGCATCGGGGGCTAGAGTTCGACTACCCGACGTTGTAGCTGAGGGCATAATAAGTGGAAAAGAATTAGGGGAAGTGATTGACCTATACGCTCAGAAGACTGAAGTGAGGAAAAATGAAGGAGCGATTGGCATCCTCAGTCACGGATCGCTCGATCGCTCCAGCATGTTTGCCCAGGTTGTAGGCTTACTGATAGGCCAAAAACGTCATTACGCCGTCTCAAAGATGTAA
- a CDS encoding YtoQ family protein, producing MKLTVYLAGQIHDDWRSEVKKLAEEHHLPIDFVGPMENHDRSDDIGEEILGQQPNPILKDEAASQINNLRTQVLMNKSDVIIALFGKTYKQWNTAMDASTAITLGKPLILIRPEELHHALKEISNKAQVVVQTPQQAIQALSYIFETA from the coding sequence ATGAAATTAACCGTATACTTAGCTGGACAAATTCATGACGACTGGAGAAGTGAGGTCAAAAAACTGGCTGAAGAGCACCATTTACCCATAGACTTTGTAGGACCAATGGAAAACCATGACCGTTCCGATGACATTGGTGAGGAAATACTAGGCCAACAGCCTAACCCTATTTTAAAAGACGAAGCGGCTTCTCAAATTAATAACTTACGTACACAAGTCCTTATGAATAAATCTGACGTCATCATTGCCCTTTTTGGCAAGACGTATAAGCAATGGAATACAGCCATGGATGCTTCGACCGCTATAACGTTAGGTAAGCCCCTTATCCTCATTCGCCCTGAAGAGCTACATCATGCCTTAAAGGAAATCTCAAACAAGGCCCAAGTTGTTGTTCAAACGCCGCAACAAGCGATTCAAGCTCTTTCTTACATCTTTGAGACGGCGTAA
- a CDS encoding transglycosylase domain-containing protein, whose protein sequence is MSKNKKFKPNWKWIAIIGVSLAFLACLAVIGFMGLILTQNYHVDESKLENMRQATTLYDRKGEEVGKIFRENREYVPLEEMPDLLKEAFVAVEDRRFYEHSGVDFRSIARALYRDILARSAVEGGSTITQQLVKNVFLSSEKKLMRKTEEVLIAVNLEKRYTKDEILEMYLNYIFFGGHEKYGSAYGIAAAADMYFDKEVQDLELSEIAMLAALPKAPNSYAPVREENSERSEQRRQVVLNLMYDQGIITAEQRKEAAEAELDIAEPGDSGNPAYNTYIDMVIDEAKEKYDLTGEEILTGGYKIYTSMDAEAQQSMYDAFRTDGPHTDLFPEGANSEGVVQGGMVMLDHQSGAVSAVIGGRNNKRGDMNRATVNSAFQGRQPGSAFKPLAVYAPALELGWNPYDLVKDEPMDFGGYAPQNYDHRFHGDVTMMKAVEQSYNVPAVWLLNEIGINMGTEYVEAFGFDPAERELGMALGGGNVMVSPMQMARAYGAFANNGVMMEPYLIDRIEDRNGNVIVNNEMEFEQVISPQTAWYMTRMLKNVVDEGTGRRAQMAHDVAGKTGTTQDPNGSGNARDAWFVGYTPQYVTAVWLGKDDATPIISGGSQHPTRLFHHVMSQALDGQSPQQFVRPDGVDELVPPVRFEKMSDLQAILSMNNNFSVTVTLDFTPNSDERVGYKIYRMNGDDRELLADLRREELIEGRQWVDENVNIMNLPDYQVVPYDLTTGREGSPSNVAQVSMSRERGNDDDDDEYDEWLEDLEEEYLEEGKKKRKNEKKEETELTDEENRRNEEPSNEDGDDEDDQDEEASREDDQDVEDDGDDDVDDDDDAQSEDAA, encoded by the coding sequence ATGAGTAAAAATAAAAAGTTTAAACCAAACTGGAAATGGATCGCTATTATTGGCGTTAGTCTAGCATTTTTGGCATGTTTAGCTGTCATTGGCTTTATGGGACTTATCCTTACACAAAATTATCACGTTGATGAATCAAAGCTAGAAAACATGCGTCAAGCGACCACGTTATACGATAGAAAAGGAGAAGAAGTCGGTAAAATATTTAGGGAAAATCGAGAATATGTTCCTTTAGAAGAAATGCCTGATCTCTTAAAAGAGGCATTTGTAGCAGTGGAAGACCGGCGTTTCTATGAGCACAGTGGGGTGGACTTCCGATCCATTGCCAGAGCTTTATACCGAGATATACTAGCTCGAAGCGCAGTGGAAGGAGGTAGTACGATTACTCAGCAGCTCGTGAAAAATGTTTTCTTATCTAGTGAGAAAAAACTGATGAGAAAGACTGAAGAGGTTTTAATTGCCGTTAACTTAGAAAAACGTTATACCAAAGATGAAATACTAGAAATGTATTTAAACTATATCTTCTTTGGTGGGCATGAAAAATATGGTAGCGCCTACGGCATTGCCGCAGCTGCGGACATGTATTTTGATAAGGAAGTCCAGGACTTAGAGTTAAGCGAAATAGCGATGCTTGCAGCGTTACCGAAGGCACCTAACTCCTATGCCCCTGTTCGTGAAGAGAATTCAGAAAGAAGTGAGCAACGTCGTCAGGTTGTCTTAAACCTGATGTATGACCAAGGCATTATTACAGCAGAACAACGTAAAGAAGCTGCCGAAGCAGAACTTGACATAGCGGAGCCAGGAGACAGTGGCAACCCTGCCTATAACACGTATATTGATATGGTCATTGATGAGGCTAAGGAGAAATACGATCTTACAGGTGAGGAAATCTTAACTGGGGGATATAAAATATATACCTCAATGGATGCCGAAGCTCAACAGAGTATGTATGACGCTTTTCGCACAGATGGCCCGCACACAGATCTGTTCCCTGAAGGGGCTAACTCAGAAGGGGTCGTACAAGGCGGTATGGTGATGCTTGATCACCAATCAGGTGCTGTTTCAGCTGTCATTGGCGGGCGAAATAATAAGCGTGGTGACATGAATAGAGCGACGGTAAATTCAGCTTTCCAAGGTAGACAACCAGGATCAGCGTTTAAACCTCTGGCTGTTTATGCACCAGCACTTGAACTTGGATGGAATCCTTATGATCTCGTTAAGGATGAACCAATGGACTTTGGCGGATATGCACCTCAAAACTATGATCATCGTTTCCACGGAGATGTGACAATGATGAAGGCCGTGGAACAATCTTACAATGTCCCTGCCGTATGGCTATTGAATGAAATTGGCATCAATATGGGGACGGAATACGTGGAAGCCTTCGGATTTGATCCAGCCGAACGTGAACTGGGAATGGCGCTCGGTGGTGGAAACGTCATGGTCAGTCCGATGCAAATGGCTAGAGCTTACGGGGCTTTCGCCAATAATGGTGTCATGATGGAACCGTATCTGATTGATAGAATCGAAGACCGTAATGGTAATGTCATCGTGAACAATGAAATGGAGTTTGAGCAAGTCATTAGTCCGCAAACGGCATGGTATATGACGCGCATGCTGAAGAATGTTGTGGATGAAGGGACAGGAAGGCGAGCACAGATGGCACACGATGTAGCGGGTAAAACGGGGACAACTCAGGACCCTAATGGTTCAGGAAATGCCCGTGATGCTTGGTTTGTCGGTTACACACCACAATATGTCACAGCGGTTTGGTTAGGAAAAGATGACGCGACACCAATCATATCAGGTGGCAGTCAGCATCCAACAAGACTATTCCACCATGTGATGTCTCAAGCATTGGATGGTCAGAGTCCGCAACAGTTTGTAAGACCTGATGGCGTAGATGAGTTAGTACCACCTGTACGATTCGAAAAAATGAGTGACTTACAAGCTATCTTATCAATGAATAACAACTTTAGTGTCACAGTGACACTAGATTTCACACCTAACAGTGATGAAAGAGTGGGGTATAAGATTTACAGGATGAACGGCGATGACCGTGAGTTACTCGCTGATTTGCGCAGAGAAGAACTTATAGAAGGCAGACAGTGGGTGGATGAGAATGTAAATATCATGAACCTGCCCGATTATCAGGTTGTCCCTTACGACCTTACAACCGGTCGAGAAGGATCACCTTCTAACGTTGCACAAGTGAGTATGAGTCGTGAAAGAGGGAATGACGACGATGATGACGAATATGATGAATGGCTAGAGGATCTTGAGGAAGAATATCTAGAAGAAGGTAAAAAAAAAAGAAAAAACGAAAAAAAAGAAGAAACTGAACTAACAGATGAAGAAAACAGAAGAAACGAAGAGCCTTCAAATGAAGATGGTGACGATGAAGATGATCAAGATGAGGAGGCGTCTCGAGAAGACGACCAAGATGTAGAAGATGACGGTGACGACGATGTAGATGATGACGATGATGCCCAAAGCGAAGATGCAGCTTAA
- the selB gene encoding selenocysteine-specific translation elongation factor, with amino-acid sequence MTQEAITEQHYTLGIAGHIDHGKSTLTKALTGKVTDRLKEEQDRNISIELGFASFPLSNGKNVGVVDVPGHERFIRQMVAGVAGIDMVLLVIAADEGVMPQTKEHIDILNLLGIKRGLIVLTKVDAVDEEFLELVRESVREETAHTFLQEASIHEVDSLSGKGIDLLKQEIEAYMAHVPARPIHGIARLPIDRVFTKKGFGTIVTGTMYQGKVSVGDELDLLPSGKNVKVRNIQVHDQPRDSAYAGQRVAVNISDVHVDDVHRGDVLVTKDTVEPTQRIDIELKILDDLDFELKQRSEVRLHIGTAEVLSRLILFDRNELQPGDTCYAQLELKEPITTLFEERFVLRRPTPMTTIGGGSVIDPYATKHKFGADTIEQIAMKKEGDIGARAAHVLEQSGVIPLSELTHQLGVSQSDWEQDISSPEEKGLKQLDDDKGQQTLLTTLSFWENIWQGIQEELDKYHKRYPLREGIERVQLQKRYFSNLATAQWNLVLKVAEQEEKVAIKQELVSSHGFTAVLKPKDQEIWENVKSQMDNNPIEVPVWSSLLPSDMPAERQEDLQRLLLRRGEVVSLGEDRVLYTPIFERLVSDLQKQTPETFAIADVRPVFNTSRKYLIPFLEALDAHGYTVRRDNERTWRSNSE; translated from the coding sequence ATGACACAGGAAGCGATAACGGAACAACATTATACTTTAGGTATAGCCGGGCATATAGATCATGGTAAATCAACACTGACAAAAGCCCTTACAGGCAAAGTAACGGATCGATTAAAAGAAGAACAGGATCGTAACATCTCAATAGAGCTAGGTTTTGCTTCTTTCCCCTTATCTAACGGTAAAAATGTGGGCGTCGTCGACGTGCCTGGACATGAGCGATTTATTCGTCAAATGGTGGCCGGTGTCGCAGGCATCGATATGGTCTTACTTGTTATTGCCGCTGATGAAGGGGTCATGCCTCAAACCAAGGAGCATATTGATATCTTAAATCTTTTGGGTATCAAACGCGGGCTTATCGTTCTGACAAAGGTTGATGCGGTAGACGAAGAGTTTCTAGAATTGGTCAGGGAATCTGTTCGAGAAGAAACGGCTCATACCTTTCTACAAGAAGCTTCTATTCACGAAGTGGATAGTCTATCCGGTAAAGGGATAGACCTGTTAAAACAGGAAATTGAAGCTTACATGGCCCACGTCCCTGCTCGCCCGATTCATGGTATTGCCCGTCTACCTATAGACCGCGTTTTTACCAAGAAAGGGTTCGGTACTATAGTGACGGGGACGATGTATCAAGGAAAAGTCAGTGTGGGAGATGAGTTGGACCTATTACCGTCTGGCAAAAACGTCAAGGTAAGAAATATTCAAGTACACGACCAGCCAAGAGACAGTGCTTACGCTGGGCAACGCGTCGCGGTTAATATATCCGACGTGCACGTTGACGACGTCCATCGTGGTGATGTGCTTGTGACAAAAGACACGGTGGAACCCACTCAACGCATCGATATTGAGCTAAAAATTTTAGACGACCTTGATTTTGAATTGAAACAACGTAGCGAAGTTCGTCTACACATAGGAACAGCTGAAGTGCTGAGCCGATTAATATTGTTTGACCGAAATGAGTTACAACCCGGGGACACCTGTTACGCTCAACTAGAATTAAAGGAACCAATCACGACACTATTTGAAGAACGTTTCGTCCTTAGGCGTCCCACTCCGATGACAACCATCGGTGGCGGGAGCGTCATTGACCCCTACGCGACTAAACACAAGTTCGGAGCGGATACAATTGAGCAGATTGCGATGAAAAAAGAGGGGGATATCGGGGCGCGTGCTGCTCATGTACTAGAACAATCAGGCGTCATACCCCTTAGTGAACTGACACATCAGCTCGGTGTATCTCAAAGCGATTGGGAGCAAGACATCTCGTCTCCTGAGGAAAAAGGATTAAAACAACTGGACGATGACAAAGGACAACAAACCTTACTCACAACCTTGTCATTTTGGGAAAACATATGGCAAGGCATCCAAGAGGAACTTGATAAGTACCATAAGAGATACCCATTAAGAGAAGGGATAGAACGTGTCCAGTTACAAAAGCGTTATTTCAGCAATCTCGCGACAGCACAGTGGAATCTGGTCTTGAAGGTGGCTGAACAAGAGGAAAAAGTGGCTATTAAACAAGAGCTCGTCTCTTCACATGGGTTTACAGCTGTACTGAAACCTAAAGATCAAGAGATATGGGAAAATGTAAAAAGCCAAATGGACAATAATCCGATCGAGGTACCCGTTTGGTCATCTTTATTACCTTCAGATATGCCAGCAGAGCGACAGGAGGACTTACAACGCTTGCTACTGCGCAGAGGAGAGGTTGTCTCGTTAGGCGAAGATCGCGTGCTTTACACCCCGATCTTTGAAAGACTGGTCTCTGACCTTCAAAAGCAGACGCCTGAAACGTTCGCGATCGCAGACGTTAGACCTGTCTTCAATACGTCACGTAAATACCTCATCCCGTTTCTAGAAGCTCTCGACGCTCATGGTTATACCGTCAGACGTGATAATGAGCGTACATGGCGCTCGAATAGCGAATAA
- a CDS encoding alpha/beta hydrolase family protein: MAIPFELQLDTDRVVRGDLYPARGSSNGTIVVCHGFKGFKDWGFFPHTAQRLSEAFDVMTFNYSHNGVGPDLTSFSELGKFATQTYTKDLEDLDTLITHIRDQSLPLKHADPPSTASIFLLGHSRGGGIALLYALDHPDTVNGVISWNGVTHVDLLTKEMKEEMRRFGRTYVENARTKQQMPLDRVILEDMEKNRDRYDILQRIKSMTCPVILVQGTEDMPRLLDGSKQLVAANPNVQWVKIKDGQHTFNAVHPFESETAPLKEAIETTERFIMNTLE; this comes from the coding sequence ATGGCCATTCCTTTTGAGTTACAGTTGGATACTGATAGAGTGGTACGCGGGGACCTTTATCCTGCTCGCGGTTCTTCTAATGGAACCATTGTTGTCTGTCACGGGTTTAAAGGGTTTAAAGACTGGGGATTTTTCCCACATACAGCCCAACGTTTATCGGAGGCATTTGATGTTATGACATTTAATTACTCTCATAATGGTGTTGGACCAGATCTCACTTCTTTTTCAGAGCTGGGAAAATTCGCAACTCAAACATACACTAAAGACCTCGAAGACCTGGACACACTGATCACACACATCCGTGATCAGTCCCTGCCACTTAAACATGCCGATCCCCCTTCAACGGCGTCTATCTTCCTCTTGGGACACAGCAGAGGCGGTGGCATTGCACTTCTATATGCATTAGATCACCCTGACACCGTGAACGGTGTCATAAGCTGGAACGGTGTGACTCATGTTGATCTCTTAACGAAAGAGATGAAAGAAGAGATGCGTCGGTTTGGTCGAACTTATGTGGAAAACGCACGGACGAAACAACAAATGCCTCTCGATCGGGTGATCCTAGAGGATATGGAGAAAAATAGAGATAGATATGATATTCTCCAAAGAATTAAGTCGATGACCTGTCCTGTTATATTGGTTCAAGGAACTGAGGATATGCCCCGATTACTGGATGGATCCAAACAATTAGTGGCAGCGAATCCTAACGTACAGTGGGTGAAGATAAAGGATGGTCAACATACGTTCAATGCGGTTCACCCTTTTGAATCTGAAACAGCGCCATTAAAAGAAGCCATTGAAACGACCGAACGATTCATCATGAACACGTTAGAATAG
- a CDS encoding GGDEF domain-containing protein: MWDILIYVAFMMLTGTCVYLLLENRTLKTLVTIREDENKTTEAFLETLLENMEEGVVACDVDGNIIYHNQAATPYVPLNNILDESQRSHDFIDHLGQPLSLDRLPLSRALRGESIKNVEIKSISKNDGTQSTLLMNGRPLNNIQAQQGGAVIVFHDITEFKEAQERMRYLAYYDALTELPNRHYFKDQAMNVLHNARKLGEQCALLFIDIDQFKTVNDTFGHDAGDQLLREVSRRMLDCIGDEGVVTRFGGDEFIILLDQTEEIAATQRAQSLLRAFEAPFNIKKTSIYVSPSIGISLYPRDGRTLEILVKRADQAMYQAKRQGKNTYAVYSVNQNT; this comes from the coding sequence ATGTGGGACATCTTAATATACGTCGCCTTTATGATGTTAACAGGCACCTGCGTTTATCTCTTGCTTGAGAATCGCACACTGAAGACCCTTGTGACGATCCGGGAAGACGAGAACAAGACAACGGAAGCATTTTTAGAAACCTTACTTGAAAACATGGAAGAAGGCGTTGTTGCGTGCGATGTCGATGGCAATATTATATACCACAATCAGGCTGCGACTCCATACGTGCCACTTAATAATATACTGGACGAAAGTCAAAGGTCACATGATTTTATCGATCATTTGGGCCAGCCGTTATCCCTTGATCGCCTCCCTTTGTCACGTGCCTTAAGGGGCGAATCGATCAAAAATGTGGAGATCAAGTCGATATCCAAGAATGACGGAACGCAGTCGACATTATTAATGAATGGTAGACCCCTTAACAACATTCAAGCACAACAAGGGGGCGCAGTCATCGTCTTTCATGATATCACTGAGTTTAAAGAAGCCCAAGAAAGAATGCGCTATCTTGCATATTATGATGCTTTAACAGAGCTACCCAATCGACATTACTTCAAAGATCAAGCGATGAATGTCCTGCACAATGCAAGGAAGTTAGGAGAGCAGTGTGCCCTATTATTTATTGATATAGATCAATTTAAAACAGTGAACGATACGTTTGGACACGACGCAGGAGATCAATTATTACGCGAAGTGTCACGCCGTATGTTAGACTGTATTGGGGATGAAGGTGTCGTTACGCGTTTCGGTGGAGATGAGTTTATTATTCTACTAGATCAGACAGAAGAAATAGCAGCTACCCAACGTGCTCAGTCACTCCTTCGTGCATTTGAAGCCCCTTTTAATATCAAAAAGACAAGCATATACGTCTCTCCAAGTATTGGCATTAGCCTATACCCTAGAGATGGACGAACCCTAGAAATTTTAGTCAAGAGGGCGGACCAAGCCATGTACCAAGCAAAACGCCAAGGAAAAAATACCTACGCTGTTTATTCGGTTAATCAAAACACTTGA
- a CDS encoding BlaI/MecI/CopY family transcriptional regulator — MKQVQKFSETEMELMEVIWECDPPVTSTELLRIFAGRGKEWKAQTISTFLSRLVDKGALEATRHGRTNKYMPLVSPKEYKLAETQHVLDGLYQGSVKNLFAALYDGDKLSDEDIADLKQWIAEK; from the coding sequence GTGAAACAAGTTCAAAAGTTTTCAGAGACGGAAATGGAACTCATGGAGGTGATTTGGGAATGTGATCCGCCTGTCACATCGACCGAATTGCTGCGTATTTTCGCTGGGCGGGGCAAGGAATGGAAAGCACAGACGATTTCCACCTTTTTATCGCGATTGGTGGACAAAGGGGCGCTGGAAGCTACAAGGCATGGCCGAACGAACAAGTATATGCCCTTGGTCTCGCCGAAAGAATATAAACTGGCCGAGACGCAACATGTATTAGACGGGTTATACCAAGGTTCGGTAAAAAACTTATTCGCAGCCTTATATGACGGCGACAAGCTTTCGGATGAAGATATTGCAGACCTGAAGCAATGGATCGCGGAAAAGTAG
- a CDS encoding M56 family metallopeptidase encodes MIDIGKLLELFVSLSVAGSTIVACMLLLRLISPSVLSTKWRYSIGKMAVGFYLLPVAFVLQWLWPLFIPKQTMIVPLPELSSSQQQTLPDITTVAIPEQILSADIAIVFLSVWATGAFFFAIWQVYCYRRFNKTLQQTRSPVPENSEAAKQLTLMKKTLGIQSNVQLVYSSAVRSPVLVGLWKPTIYLPVKHTGDVDMGMVIRHELIHLKQKDLWIKAFTLGASVLHWFNPFVYILRKDIHTWCELSCDEEVVQEMSYTERKRYGATILNVMEDTKGIPDRLCASLSGDGKQLKRRLDLMLNVKKMKKRTVIMAVAVIIAFGTIGTSTAIWASENVPEVQNETSSNDNQTLESVDSSALNKNTKVTHYYEYDALLPDEKELVSEEMALYYVENIDHLVPYEELTLDEQNQVTKEDGIYTSEVIEKIK; translated from the coding sequence GTGATTGATATAGGTAAACTTTTGGAACTGTTCGTTTCCTTATCAGTTGCAGGAAGTACCATTGTAGCTTGCATGCTTCTGTTGCGGCTGATCTCACCAAGCGTCTTGTCCACGAAATGGCGATATTCAATTGGAAAAATGGCCGTAGGGTTTTATCTTTTGCCCGTGGCTTTTGTTCTGCAATGGCTTTGGCCCCTCTTCATTCCGAAGCAAACGATGATTGTCCCGTTGCCGGAATTATCTTCGAGCCAACAACAAACGCTGCCAGACATAACCACGGTGGCTATACCGGAACAGATTCTTTCTGCTGATATAGCTATCGTTTTTCTGAGCGTGTGGGCAACAGGAGCTTTCTTTTTTGCCATATGGCAGGTGTATTGTTATCGAAGGTTTAACAAGACATTACAGCAAACCCGTTCACCCGTACCGGAAAACAGCGAAGCTGCCAAGCAATTAACCTTGATGAAGAAAACTCTTGGTATACAAAGCAACGTCCAGCTCGTCTACAGCTCTGCTGTTCGGAGTCCTGTTCTTGTCGGGCTGTGGAAACCGACCATTTATCTCCCTGTAAAGCATACCGGGGATGTGGACATGGGGATGGTGATTCGTCATGAGTTGATCCATCTAAAACAGAAAGACTTGTGGATCAAGGCATTCACGTTGGGAGCCAGCGTCTTACATTGGTTTAATCCCTTTGTTTACATACTTAGAAAAGACATTCATACGTGGTGTGAGTTATCTTGTGATGAAGAAGTTGTGCAGGAAATGTCCTATACCGAGCGTAAACGCTACGGCGCAACAATCTTGAACGTGATGGAGGATACAAAGGGAATCCCTGATCGCCTTTGCGCTTCCTTATCTGGCGACGGGAAACAATTAAAAAGGAGATTGGATTTGATGCTTAATGTTAAAAAAATGAAAAAACGTACAGTAATTATGGCTGTAGCGGTAATCATTGCTTTTGGAACTATTGGGACCTCTACAGCCATTTGGGCCTCCGAAAATGTGCCTGAAGTTCAAAATGAAACATCATCAAATGACAATCAAACCTTGGAAAGTGTCGATAGCTCTGCTTTGAACAAGAACACCAAGGTAACGCATTACTATGAATACGATGCTCTGCTACCTGATGAAAAAGAATTGGTATCAGAAGAAATGGCTCTGTATTATGTCGAAAATATTGATCACTTGGTTCCTTATGAAGAGCTTACACTGGACGAACAAAATCAGGTTACTAAAGAAGACGGCATTTACACTTCAGAAGTAATTGAAAAGATCAAATAA
- a CDS encoding endo-1,4-beta-xylanase, producing the protein MFKFVKVALSASLVLSLALAGMNQAGANEELSALEVTPLSSVYEDVFKIGAAVEPYQLEGIHGEMLKKHYNSIVAENEMKPVSLQPREGEFQWEEADKIVQFAKENDMDLRFHTLVWHSQVPDWFFLDKDGNEMIEETDPKKREKNKKLLLKRLEEHIKTVVKRYRDEVDAWDVVNEVIDPYASNDKGLRESKWYQITGTDYIETAFLTARKYGGEDAKLYINDYNTNESPKRDYLYDLVKELQAKGIPIDGVGHQTHINIMWPSIESILESIQMFADLGLDNQITELDMSVYPWPPSGEYKRTDDIPEEVLLQQAERYSALFQAFRENKDVISNVTFWGIADDHTWLDDRIRDVGGKDAPFVFSEDFKVKPAYWAITDAAEE; encoded by the coding sequence ATGTTTAAGTTTGTAAAAGTCGCTTTGTCGGCAAGTTTGGTGTTAAGTTTAGCATTAGCTGGAATGAATCAGGCAGGTGCTAACGAAGAGTTGAGTGCGTTAGAGGTGACACCTTTAAGCAGTGTCTATGAAGACGTTTTTAAAATCGGTGCTGCAGTAGAGCCTTACCAGCTTGAGGGCATCCATGGCGAAATGCTGAAGAAACATTACAATAGTATTGTCGCAGAAAATGAGATGAAACCAGTGTCTCTGCAACCGAGGGAAGGTGAATTCCAGTGGGAAGAGGCAGACAAGATCGTTCAATTCGCTAAGGAGAATGACATGGATCTTAGATTCCACACACTTGTTTGGCATAGTCAGGTTCCAGACTGGTTTTTCTTAGACAAAGACGGTAATGAAATGATAGAGGAAACAGACCCTAAGAAAAGGGAAAAAAATAAAAAGCTATTACTGAAACGGTTAGAGGAGCACATAAAAACAGTCGTTAAACGCTATAGAGATGAGGTAGACGCTTGGGATGTTGTTAATGAGGTTATCGATCCGTATGCTTCCAATGACAAGGGGTTAAGAGAGTCTAAGTGGTACCAAATAACGGGTACAGACTATATTGAAACCGCATTCCTAACAGCTCGAAAGTATGGGGGAGAGGATGCCAAACTTTACATTAATGATTACAACACGAATGAATCGCCGAAAAGAGATTATCTCTATGATTTAGTCAAAGAGCTTCAAGCAAAAGGGATCCCTATTGACGGTGTGGGTCATCAAACTCACATTAACATCATGTGGCCTTCAATTGAGTCTATTCTTGAATCCATACAAATGTTTGCCGACCTCGGGTTAGATAATCAAATCACAGAGCTGGACATGAGCGTGTACCCTTGGCCGCCAAGTGGAGAGTATAAGCGTACAGATGATATTCCAGAAGAAGTGCTTTTACAGCAGGCTGAGCGTTACAGTGCTTTATTCCAGGCCTTTAGGGAGAATAAGGATGTAATTAGTAACGTGACGTTTTGGGGGATTGCTGATGACCATACATGGCTAGATGACCGCATTAGAGATGTCGGCGGGAAAGATGCCCCATTCGTGTTCAGCGAAGATTTTAAGGTAAAACCGGCCTATTGGGCCATTACGGACGCTGCAGAGGAATAA